In Amphiura filiformis chromosome 1, Afil_fr2py, whole genome shotgun sequence, the following are encoded in one genomic region:
- the LOC140149861 gene encoding adhesion G-protein coupled receptor G2-like, with protein MSTEATVLTSSATRYGLLTTMITAIDFGDLDLELERLATVTITSDNVRNAANNLRLLVANETELDDNKLEVISEILTRITAVNDPSPEVTHSVVTTIDNILNSYAERDDSSSDVSIPKAPNQVHRALERQITAVQSEPGNTTIEGNHVAIRAVKVPLESILNGTVVFESVAAGDGNPPSKTRVRVSTGEPPNAETEVAVSLQLPQEIIEDVIAADMKTNDNTGNQTVAVSFILYQNSKLFPSTILANESKNARSSYLRVVGSRTIFATIEGIAVSDLPPTYPVELNFAIDKDIGEKIDNIQCVYWDIAASNGLGDWSDTGCQRIKRSSDDRVICHCNHLTGFGVLVDRFHISYYGLDLFSKIGCGISITCLVATLFMYLSNRSLMKPPQRIFISFCFSLLSLYVVFLIGIDRTKPETGCVIVSVLLHYFTLTTTLWMAVEGFVIYMNLVKVIGKGIHIPKMMLKTSITAWGIPAAIVLIVGIADIEQYRNMEHCFIRIGYAFYFTHVLLLGLTLVVNTYFFCAGDVRTYMRENT; from the exons ATGTCAACAGAGGCTACAGTGTTGACCTCTTCGGCAACTCGTTATGGCCTACTCACAACTATGATAACAGCTATAGACTTCGGTGATCTAGATCTAGAGCTGGAAAGACTTGCCACT GTAACTATTACGAGTGATAATGTGAGAAATGCCGCCAATAACTTACGACTCCTGGTTGCAAACGAGACGGAACTAGACGACAACAAGCTGGAAGTTATTAGCGAGATTCTAACCAGAATTACTGCCGTAAATGATCCATCACCTGAG GTGACACATTCTGTTGTGACAACCATTGACAACATCCTAAATTCTTACGCGGAGAGAGACGATTCGAGCTCAGATGTTTCCATTCCAAAAGCTCCAAATCAGGTCCATAGAGCTTTAGAAAGACAGATTACCGCTGTGCAATCAGAACCAGGAAATACCACCATAGAAGGAAACCACGTGGCTATTCGTGCTGTGAAAGTTCCGCTAGAATCCATTTTAAATGGGACAGTTGTCTTTGAATCAGTTGCTGCAGGAGATGGCAACCCACCTAGCAAAACTAGAGTCAGGGTTTCGACTGGAGAGCCACCAAACGCTGAGACTGAGGTTGCCGTTTCCTTACAACTTCCACAGGAGATAATCGAGGATGTAATTGCAGCAGATATGAAAACTAACGACAACACTG GTAACCAAACCGTCGCCGTTAGTTTTATACTCTACCAAAACTCAAAATTGTTTCCATCAACAATCTTGGCAAACGAATCTAAGAATGCGCGGAGTTCGTATCTCCGAGTTGTTGGAAGTCGCACTATTTTCGCTACTATAGAAGGAATTGCCGTGTCTGATTTGCCTCCAACATATCCCGTCGAGCTGAACTTTGCAATTGATAAG GACATTGGAGAGAAGATAGACAATATCCAGTGCGTTTATTGGGATATCGCAGCTAGCAACGGTCTTGGTGATTGGTCCGATACGGGGTGTCAGCGTATCAAACGCTCATCAGATGATCGAGTGATTTGTCATTGTAATCATCTTACTGGCTTTGGTGTTCTTGTG GATCGATTTCACATCAGTTATTACGGATTGGACTTGTTCAGTAAAATTGGATGTGGGATTTCGATCACCTGCCTTGTTGCCACACTCTTCATGTACTTGTCCAACAG AAGTTTGATGAAACCTCCTCAACGTATCTTTATTAGTTTTTGTTTCTCATTACTTTCGCTGTACGTTGTCTTCCTTATTGGCATTGACCGAACGAAACCAGAAACCGGATGCGTAATTGTGTCTGTATTGTTGCATTACTTCACATTGACGACGACTTTATGGATGGCTGTTGAAGGGTTTGTGATCTACATGAATTTGGTCAAAGTCATCGGAAAAGGTATCCATATTCCGAAGATGATGTTAAAAACATCTATAACGGCATGGG GAATACCAGCGGCTATCGTTTTGATTGTTGGCATCGCTGATATTGAACAGTATCGCAACATGGAACA TTGCTTCATTCGCATTGGCTATGCGTTCTACTTTACCCACGTACTACTTTTAGGACTAACTCTAGTCGTCAACACGTATTTCTTTTGTGCGGGTGATGTACGCACTTACATGCGGGAGAACACCTAA